The Equus przewalskii isolate Varuska unplaced genomic scaffold, EquPr2 ChrUn-12, whole genome shotgun sequence genomic interval TCTTTATATGTCAGAAGTCCCTAATAAATGTTAGAATTGAATGTGCTGTCCTGTGACCTCTTCCCTTATTGCCCCCATGCCCAGTATTCTTATACTCCTCTGTTCCCCATCACCATACCCTCCTCCTAGGCTGCCCCACATACATGGATGTTGTCATCGTCTTGGATGGGTCCAACAGCATCTATCCCTGGTCTGAAGTTCGGACTTTCCTACGAAGACTGGTAGGGAGACTGTTTATTGACCCAGAGCAAATACAGGTAAGAGAAGGCAATATGGGTGGGCTTggaggggaagagacagagagagaggagataaatGTAGGTAGTGTCTTCAGTAGTATCCTGGtgctcttctcccctcctttacatattttcttctccCCCTACAACCACACCTTCCATTTGAATGCACACTTTATTCTCAGGTGGGACTGGTACAGTATGGGGAGAGCCCTGTACATGAGTGGTCCCTGGGAGATTTCCGAACCAAggaagaagtggtgagagcagcaAGGAACCTGAGTCGGCGGGAGGGACGAGAAACAAAGACTGCCCAAGCAATAATGGTGGCCTGGTGAGGCATTGGGAGGGGAGTGTGGGAGGCCTGAGTGAGGAGGGCCTAGAAGGGTTATGGGAGGGTTTGGAGTGCAGTGTTTACATCCCAAGATGTTTTGCTTCCTTATCTTTGTGTCCAAACTAGAGGTGGGTCGGGGAATACTAAGTTGGCTGTCATTGCACTCTCTCTCAACGCATTTCCACAAAGAATCTATGTCTGTGTCTCTCcatatttctgctttatttatctCTGCAGACAGAACTCTCTATTGCTTCATTCCCACTTTGATCTTGGTACTCAGGCTTTCCACCACTCATGTCCTAGCCTACTTTCCAAATGTGATTCAAAACTTATCTCTAGGAAGACTCCCCTGACCTGGTCATTCTCCTTTGTTCTACATTCCCTTAATATTTATCCTCCCAAAtgtaatatttgctgaataagactataaatgaatggattttatACTTATTTGCTACTTATTTATAGTTATTTGCCACTCTCTATGTTCTATGACATTCAAACACTTGAGCTCTTACTGTATGCCAGTGTCCATGCTAGACACTGTTGGGGAGACGGACTAAAAAGGCAAGATGTCTGACCTCAGTGAACTGCTGACAGTGTTGAgtcctgtgtgtgcgtgtgtgtgtgtgtgtgcgtgtgcatgtatcTGCATACATTTGGTCACATctcactcctttctctcttttctcagcaCAGAAGGATTCAATCAGTCCCATGGGGGCCGACCAGAGGCTGCCAGGCTACTGGTGGTTGTCACTGATGGAGAATCACATGATGGAGAGGAGCTTCCCACAGCACTAAAGGCCTGTGAGGCTGGAAGAGTGACACGCTATGGGATTGCAGTGAGAATCTACCCTGGATCTGGAAAGATGGAAGGGGGTGGGGACTGTGACATTGAGGAGTGGGAACCTCAGGGAAATGAGCATTAACTGCTTCCCAGAAGTCAGccatatttcctttccttcacttTAGTTGGCTGTGTTCTGTACCAGCTCTGACATCTCACTCCACACAGCTAACAGACCCCACCTTGATCTCCTGATACTAGGTCCTTGGTCACTACCTCCGGCGGCAGCGAGACCCAAGTTCTTTCCTGCGGGAAATCAGAGCCATTGCCAGTGATCCAGATGAGAGATTCTTCTTCAATGTTACAGATGAAGCTGCATTGACTGACATTGTGGATGCACTAGGAGACCGGATTTTTGGCCTTGAGGGTAATGATTACCCTGGAGAAACTGGAGGGTAGAAGGAAGTGCAGGTGGGGTTCTGGAGTGAGTTCAGTAGGTCAAAGGGGGAACTGTCTTCCCTATTATAGCCTTGATATTTTCTCATGCTCAAGGGTCCcatggagaaaatgaaagctcCTTTGGGCTGGAAATGTCTCAGATTGGTTTTTCTACTCATCGACTAAAGGTTGGACAGAATCTGACCCCTCCGTGACCTCTTTCAACCTCTGACTCCTTCCAACATCTGACTCAGACAACTTCAACCCCAGGGCTTCTCTAGATTCCTCCTTTAACTAATGTCCATGCTGACCTTCCCATGCCTTTCCAACTGACCCCAGCATATCCTCAGTGACCCTCTCATTCCTAGAGAtgttttctccttattctccACTCTCTTTTCAGTGATCCCATCTGGTTCTGCCCTACAGGATGGGATTCTCTTTGGTATGGTAGGGGCCTATGACTGGGGGGGCTCAGTGCTATGGCTTGAAGAAGGTCACCGCATTTTTCCCTCACGAACGGCCCTGGAGGATGAGTTCCCCCCTGCATTGCAGAACCATGCTGCCTACCTGGGTGAGTAGCGGAGAGTTGCAGAGGAttagggggtgggagtgggggaaatgcTTCCCCAGTAGAGGGGATGAGGTACTCTCTCTTAACTCATGTAGTTTCTCACTAATCTCCTGCAACTTTCCTTGGGACCTCCTTCTGTGCCTTTAGGGAACTCTTCCACTGACCCCATCTTCTTTCCCTTTTACCTCTGATTCCTTGCCCACTTCTAGGTTACTCTGTTTCCTCCATGCTCTTGCGGGGCGGACGCCGCTTCTTTCTCTCAGGGGCTCCTCGGTTTAGACATCGAGGAAAGGTCATCGCCTTCCAGCTTAAGAAAGATGGGGCTATGAGGGTCGCCCAGAGCCTACAGGGGGAGCAGGTATGGCATCCAAGGGAGAGGTGGGATTCTTGGATCCTGAGGGACCTCCAGGCTGTGGGGCAAGAGGGTGAAGGGGCAAGAGAGGGGCCTGAAAAGTCTGTGCTGAATTCCTATTGGCAGCGTCCGTCAAGGGTGTGAGGTCCAGATTGGCAGGCTGGTGGGTGCTTCCCACTTGTCCACAAtcaccttctcttttctctggggTCACTACTACACACCACTCCCCAGATTGGCTCGTACTTTGGCAGTGAGCTCTGCCCATTGGATATGGATGGGGATGGAACAACTGATGTCTTACTTGTGGCTGCCCCCATGTTCCTGGGACCCCAGAACAAAGAGACAGGACGTGTTTATGTGTATCTAGTGGGCCAGGTAAGTCTTGCTGGGATCCTCTAGAACTTGTTTGTAGAaggtagagggagggaggggaggcacaTACATTTGAGGGCTGGCTGAGAGGTTGGGAACTGTGAGATCAGCATCTTCTGTCTTCTCCCCACTTCCACCAGCAGTCCTTGCTGACACTCCAGGGAACACTTCAGCCAGAGCCCCCCCAAGATGCTCGGTTTGGCTTTGCCATGGGTGCCCTTCCTGATCTGAACCAAGATGGTTTTGCTGATGTGGCTGTGGGGGCCCCCCTGGAGGATGGGCACCATGGAGCACTGTACCTATATCATGGAACTCAGAGTGGAGTCAAGCCCCGTCCTGCCCAGGTCAGGAGTGCCCAGAAAAAGCAGGGGCATAGTaggaagaaggggaagggaggtgtgCCCTTTGCTTATCAATGGTCCCCTGGTCTTGAGACCCAAACTGAACAAGTGCTTTTTAATCAGTAGGCGAAAAGTGAGGTGGTGGGTAGGATACAGGTTGCTGTACTATAGACTCCTGAACGCAAGCAAGTTTCTCTTATTCCTTCCCATGCCTAATGGGAGAATTAGAAAGAGCCAGGTGGGAGGTCTGGGAAACCAGGCGTGTGTGTCCCTGCTCagtctcccctctcttcctctcagcgGATTGCTGCGATCTCCATGCCACAGACCCTTAGCTACTTTGGCCGAAGTGTAGATGGCCGGCTAGATCTGGATGGAGATGACCTGGTAGATGTGGCTGTGGGTGCCCAAGGGGCAGCCATCCTGCTCAGGTGAGTGGTGCCAGCTCAGGTAGCAATGGACAGCATAGCATAGCTGTTAAAAGCAAGGGCCTTGGAGTCACAGACTTAGATTTGGATTTTTTGATCAActtactctgtgcctcagtttcctaatttataaaatggagattatagtAGTAACTACCTTACTggcttgttgtaaggattaaatgtgataatccatgtaaagatcttaacacagtgcctagcacatggcaAGTGCTtattaaatgttagctattatcttACTTTTGTCAGAAGGTCCAGGGGAGCTTGACACAAGGGCATCTAGCccctcattctttcctttgaCCTCAGGGAGGGAAACACTGGGAACTGCCTTTCTCAAAGGGCTTTTCTCCTACTGTTAGAATTTCTTTCCCACCCTGTTCCCAGCTCGCGGCCCATTGTCCACCTGGCCCCTACACTAGATGTGACCCCACCAGCCATCAGTGTGGTTCAGAGGGACTGCAGGCGTCGAGGTCAGGAGGCAGCTTGCCTATCTGCAGCCCTTTGCTTCCAAGTGACCTCCCGCACTCCTGGCCACTGGGATCGCCGATTTTGTAAGTGACTAGAGTGCATCGTAAGCAACTCTCAACTCCTTGCCTGCCTTGGTCTCTGGACCCCTCTCCACCCTCAATCTTGCCTGCCCCATTCAGATATGCGGTTCACAGCATCACTGGATGAGTGGACAGCTGGGGCACGTGCAGCGTTTGATGGCTCTGGCCAGAGGCTGTCTTCTCGGAGGCTCCGGCTCAGTGTGGGGAATGTCACTTGTGAGCAGCTGCACTTCCATGTGCTGGTGAGGAGGGGACAGGAACTGCTTTGCATCAGGGGCTGGGAGTGAGGGGAAGGCTGGATCAGAGAGGGAATTTCTGCTGGATGGGCAAGAAAGCTGAAGCCAGGAAAGTGAGAAAGTTCAGACTTTGGAATCAGGctgatctgggtttgaatctcagctctgcctcttaccaCCTGTGAACTCTGGCAAGTCACATATAACCtgcaaacctcagtttccttgcctgcAAAGAGGGGATAATAGTAGTAATTACTACGTCATTGAAGTTGTATTggaattaaatgtaattttattgatAAAACCTTAGGACAGTGTGCAGCACACAGAAAGTGCCCAGTAAATGATCACTGTAATTATCACGTTCTGCCAGGGGCCTGGGTTGTACCCTTAACCCTGGGTCCCCATGATCCTTGACTCTGGTTTCCCTCAGGATACATCAGATTACCTCCGGCCAGTGGCTTTGACTGTGACTTTTGCTTTGGACAACACCACAAAGCCAGGACCTGTGCTGGATGAGGCCTCATTTACCTCCATACAAAAGCTGGTCAGCAGTGCCAAaccctgctctgccactgggtCCCACACTGTCCTTCTCAATGAATTcaagaggaaggggaaggaggagacatGAGATCCTGGTGAAATCTGGCCTGAGCACCcactcttctcttttcacttttcccttaattctattcctttctccttGCATTCCTCTCACCCTCagccccttctctttcctctaggTGCCTTTCTCAAAGGATTGTGGCCCTGATAATGAATGTATCACAGACCTGGTGCTTCGGGTTAATATGGACATCAGAGGCTCCAGGTGGGATGGACATGAACTGGCCAAACCAGGGTGACACCTTAGACAGACTGGAAGGGACTTGGAGGGTTGTCTCTTGCTCAGGAAAACAGAAGTGAGGCTTTTGGCACCCCTTCAACTCCTGGGCTCTCCCTTATCCACCACTCCTAGGAAGGACCCGTTCATGGTTCGAGGCGGTCGGCAGAAAGTGCTGGTGTCAGCAGCTctggagaacagaaaggaaaatgcgTACAACACTAGCCTGAGTCTCAGCTTCTCTAGAAACCTCCACCTGGCCAGTTTCACTCCTCAGGTGCCCTTAGGGGAGGGGATTTGGGATGAgtcaaggaaggaggaagaagagggggtATTGGCCTCCCCTGCGAGGGGTTCTAGAGAAAGGCTCAGTGTTTAAAGGCTATGGGCAGGAGAGCAGTTGCAGCCCTAGCTCCAGCCTCCACCCCCATTCCTCTGCTCTCAGAGGGACAGCCCAGTGAAGGTGGAATGTACAGCTCCTTCCTCTCATGCCCGGCTCTGCAGTGTGGGGCATCCTGTCTTTCAGACTGGAGCCAAGGTAAGTTGGGGCCCAGAATGAGAAAGGGGCTCTGAGAGAGCAGGGGCTGGAATCTCTGGGGCCTGGGAGTTTAGGGAAGAAGGCACACATAGGGCTCCTGTTCCACTGTAGTTGCCCCATGAAGAGGAATCTACCATGACCCCATGTCTCCTACCCTTAGGTGACTTTTCAGCTAGAGTTTGAGTTTAGCTGCTCCTCCCTCCTAAGCCAGGTCCTTGTGAGGCTGACTGCCACCAGGTGAGAAAAAAGGGAACTTACTCCCAGCCCTCTCCTTTTGGGTCTTGGTGGGAAAGGGGATGGGGATGGATTGTATACAGTATTGACTCCTCTACTCCAGAGAGGGGTGATTGAGACAGGGCTGGGATGTGAGCCTCTCTCTCTGACCCCACAGCAACAGCCTGGAGAGAAATGGGACCCTTCAAGACAACACAGCCCAGACTTCAGCCTACATCCAATATGAGCCTCACCTCCTATTCTCTAGGTATGGCTCAGCTCCTTGCTGGGACCCTGTTCTGACCCTAGACTCATACTCCTTatgtttccttcctctccctccaagtGCTTCAGTCTTCCCCAAAACTCAAACCCTTGGGGCTGCTTCATCTTTTTGCCCTCAGTCCCACTCATGTTGAACCTTCTCTTTTAAACATCTTACTTTCCTATGCATAGGTATACCTATACATCCTAGGTAGAGGGctttgctgggccctggggattGGAGCTGGGGTGAAGGGATATGGGATGTGGCCATAAAGTTTGTACTGAGTCTATGTCATGTCCCATTTCTATCCATGTGCTGGCTCTGCCTTCCCTGAATCCATGTCTGTGTGCTGATCTTGTGTCCCTGGGTCTATGTCATGGCTGTGACCATGTACTTCCTGACTTGGTGTTCACGCAGTGAGTCTACTCTACACCGCTATGAGGTTCACCCATATGGGACCCTTCCAGTGGGTCCTGGCCCCGAATTCAAAACTACTCTTAGGGTGAGAAGCTAGAGGGGCCTTGGCATGagcaaggggagggagaggagtccTGGAAAAAGGATGGGAAGAGTCTCTTTTAGATTTCGGTGGTATCCAGGATAAAGGGGAATAGATGAGGAAGAGTCTTCTTTTGTCTCCCACCTCTTCCCATTCCAATCTGCCTCTTAGGTTCAGAACCTGGGCTGCTATGTGATCAGCGGCCTCATCATCTCAGccctccttccagctgtggcccATGGGGGCAATTACTTCCTGTCACTGTCTCAAGTCATCAGTAACAATGTGAGTCTGGGCTAGGGGTATGTGGAACCCTGCCACCTTGATCTGGTAGACTCACCCAGCTCCCTATCTGCTGGATCACTGCTCTCAGGGCTCCTTCCCCTGGGGGACCTTTCTTTTACATATGTGGCttcttttagaagaaagaaagggattaCCCAGAGAAGAACTACAAGAGTGTAGGGAGTATGCTCCTGCTCAGCCTGGAGTGGCTAGCCTCTCACCATCGAGAAGGTCCCTTAAGTTGAATATTCCTCTAGGCAAGCTGCACAGTGCACAACCTAACTGAGCCTCCAGGACCCCCTTTGCATCCAGAGGAGCTTCAGCACACAAGCAGACTGGTATGAGTCACAAGAAGGTGAAGGTGTCCAGAGTGGgatgcaggggtgggggcagtagAATTTGGAGCCTTGGGGTTGGGACCAGAGCCTGGAGTGGGGAGGCCGGGATCTTTCCATCTCAGGGTCTTGATCGTTCTTTCTCTTTTGGTAGAATGGGAGCAATACTCGGTGTCAAGTTGTGAGGTGCCACCTTGGGCGGCTGGCAAAGGGGACCGAGGTCTCTGTTGGACTACTAAGGCTGGTTCACAATGAATTTTTCCGGAGggtaaatcttttcttttctactactctcccctcctgctcctaTCTGGAACTTTAGCATAGGCTTTGGAGGTAGACAGACCCATATTAAAATTCTGGCTTTGTCTCCTACTAGCTGTtggaccttgagcaagttgtttTATCTCTTTAAGCTTCTTTCACCTCATCTCTAAAACAAGGAAGAGAATATCTACTTTATGGGGTTGttgtaaagaataaatgaatggtgaGATAGACTCATTAAAAACTAGTTATTATCCttgtattttcctccttttatcaTCCCTTAGTGCTGTATCAATAATCAATTAACATTTATAGCATACGTAAATTCAATCAATGAATAATCCAAGTGCCTACTATATATAAGAGGCTCTGTATTAGGTAGACACTGAGGAGAATATCCCCAACATTTAGCACCATGCCTAACTCATTGTAGTGActtaatacatttttgttaaatgaatgaataaatagttgATATTACATGCAGTGTATGTATTAGAGGTTAGTGGGAAGTAAGATTGTGTAGTTGAGAGGATCTAGATTATGAAAATTCTCTAAAGCTAGGGAGATGAAATTGGACTTAATATGATAGATAGTCAGGAGTTTGTGAGTTCCTGAGCGGGGAAATTACATCCTAATTATGACAGCTATTTAGTATTAGGGGTTTATATTGTGCTTTCCTGTGTACCATCTACTTTGAATAACATAAGATCCTTGGGATGTAGGCATATGTGTTAGGGAAGTTAAATCTGACCAACCATCCCTTTCTAAGTCtggttctctttatctctctttggtatctccttttttattcatttattctttcaacaaagatttattgagaaaCCACTATGTACTTGGCATTGTGCTAGGCACCAGGCACGAGGGACACATAAATTAGTAAGACATAGCCCTTGACCTCAAGGATTTCTCACCTCAGTGGTGAAAGGTAGAGAAATAAATAGAACGTTCTAATCTGATCCAGAATGGTGGGGTTAGGAGGAAACACCTCCCTAATTCCCAGAGGGGATGACATCTAAACTTCAACCTAAATGAGGGGTAGGGGTTATCCAAAGAAAGGGGAGTTGAATATATTTCAGGTAGAGCAAACAGCATATACGAAGGGCCAGAGGCTTTCCATCTAttactcttcctctctttccccattAGTCTCCAACCTTTTCTTCTGGTCTTGAGGGTCCTAGAAGTTGTGCCTCTCAGCTTCATCTTTGCTGTTGGGCCTCAAAGAGCTGTACCACCTGATGATGgctcactttattatttttttaatttatgttttattgcagtaacattggtttataacatcatataactttcaggtgtacatcgtaatatatttcgaattatgtgtaaattacatcatgttcaccacccaaagaccaattataatccatccccacacacgtGCTTAATCAcgcctttctccttcctcccctgcccctcccctctggtgaccactaatccaatctctgttgctctgtgtttgtctttgttttagtcttctacttatgagtgagagcatatggtatttgactttctccctctgacttgtttcacttagcataataccctcaaggtccattcatgttgtcacagatggccggatttcatcatttcttatggctgagtagtattccattgtgtatatataacacatcttctttatccattcattgcttgatgggcacctaggttgcttccaagtgttggatattgtgaataatgctgtgatgaacataggagtgcatgtatctttatgcatttgtgttttcaagttctttggataaatatccagcagtggaatacctggatcatatgatagatctattcttaattttctcagtaaattccctccatactgttttctatagtggctgcaccagtttgcactcccaccagcagtgtatgagggttgccttctctccacatcctctccaacacttattgtttccagtcttgttaattatggccattctgacgcggtacctcattgtagttttattttttttgtttttgaggaagattagccctgagctaactactgccaatcctcctcttttcgctgaggaagcctggccctgagctaacatctgtgcccatcttcctctactttatacgtgggatacctaccacagcatggcttttgccaagtggtgccatgtccgcacccgggatccgaaccagcgaactctgggctgctgagaagcggaacatgcgaacttaaccactgtgccaccgggccggccctctcattgtaattttgatttgcatttccctgatagttaatgatgttgaacatcttttcatgtgtctgttggccatgtgtatatcttctttgaagaaatgtctgttcagatcttttgccc includes:
- the ITGA10 gene encoding integrin alpha-10 isoform X2 codes for the protein MELPLIPHLFLLLMFLTGLCFPFNLDVHRPRLFPGPPTAEFGYSVLQHVGGGRRWMLVGAPWDGPSGNRRGDIYRCPVGGSHNAPCAKGHLGDYPLGNSSRPAVNMHLGMSLLETDGDGGFMACAPLWSRACGSSVFSSGICARVDASFQLQGSLAPTAQRCPTYMDVVIVLDGSNSIYPWSEVRTFLRRLVGRLFIDPEQIQVGLVQYGESPVHEWSLGDFRTKEEVVRAARNLSRREGRETKTAQAIMVACTEGFNQSHGGRPEAARLLVVVTDGESHDGEELPTALKACEAGRVTRYGIAVLGHYLRRQRDPSSFLREIRAIASDPDERFFFNVTDEAALTDIVDALGDRIFGLEGSHGENESSFGLEMSQIGFSTHRLKDGILFGMVGAYDWGGSVLWLEEGHRIFPSRTALEDEFPPALQNHAAYLGYSVSSMLLRGGRRFFLSGAPRFRHRGKVIAFQLKKDGAMRVAQSLQGEQIGSYFGSELCPLDMDGDGTTDVLLVAAPMFLGPQNKETGRVYVYLVGQQSLLTLQGTLQPEPPQDARFGFAMGALPDLNQDGFADVAVGAPLEDGHHGALYLYHGTQSGVKPRPAQRIAAISMPQTLSYFGRSVDGRLDLDGDDLVDVAVGAQGAAILLSSRPIVHLAPTLDVTPPAISVVQRDCRRRGQEAACLSAALCFQVTSRTPGHWDRRFYMRFTASLDEWTAGARAAFDGSGQRLSSRRLRLSVGNVTCEQLHFHVLDTSDYLRPVALTVTFALDNTTKPGPVLDEASFTSIQKLVPFSKDCGPDNECITDLVLRVNMDIRGSRKDPFMVRGGRQKVLVSAALENRKENAYNTSLSLSFSRNLHLASFTPQRDSPVKVECTAPSSHARLCSVGHPVFQTGAKVTFQLEFEFSCSSLLSQVLVRLTATSNSLERNGTLQDNTAQTSAYIQYEPHLLFSSESTLHRYEVHPYGTLPVGPGPEFKTTLRVQNLGCYVISGLIISALLPAVAHGGNYFLSLSQVISNNASCTVHNLTEPPGPPLHPEELQHTSRLNGSNTRCQVVRCHLGRLAKGTEVSVGLLRLVHNEFFRRSLLEVIQTRPVLISLWILIGSVLGGLLLLALLVFCLWKLGFFARKKIPKEEKREEKLEQ